The segment CGTCCAGCCGGGCGCCCTGACATGGGCGCTGAGGCTCTCCCGGTCGGCCTCGTCCCCGCAGTGGGCGCACACGACGCGGGGGCTGAGGATCTCGCCGCACCGGTGCTCCAGGACGATCGGCCGGTCGTCGGCGTTGAGGTGGCGGTCGCCCCAGGCCATCAGGGTCACCAGGACCGGCTGGAGCTCCTCGCCGGCGGCCGTGGCCCGGTACTCGAAGCGCTGCGGGCGTTCGCTGTACTGCACCTTCTCCAGGATTCCCGCCTCCACGAGCCGCCTGAGGCGGGTGGTGAGGATGTCGCGGGGGGCGCCGGTGTTGCGCGCGATCCGGTCGAAGCGGCGCACACCGAGGGAGACCTCGCGGAGCACGAGCAGCGAGTACTTCTCCCCGACGAGCGCGAGGGTGTCGGCGATCGAGCAGGGGCGGGGGGCGGCCTTCATGGGGTCAAGAGTAGGGCAGCGCGAGCGGGGTGGGTTTGGAAAACCAACTCACCCTCTCTCATGGGTTTGAAAAGCAAACTCACTGGGCTATGTTACCGATGAGTGTTGGTCCACTTATCCAACTCAGGAGCCTGCCATGCGCGACGCCGTCATCGTCGAAGCCGTCCGGACCCCGATAGGAAAGGGCAAGCCGGGCGGAGCCCTGTCCCATGTCCACCCCGTCGCCCTGCTCTCCCACACCCTGCGCGCCCTGATCGAACGCAGCGGCATCGACCCGGCCCTCGTCGACGACGTGATCGGCGGCACCGTCGACCAGGTCGGCGAGCAGGCCATGAACACCACCCGCTACGCCTGGCTCGGTGCCGGATTCCCCGAGTCCGTCCCCGCCACCACCGTCGACCGGCAGTGCGGCTCCTCCCAGCAGGCCGTCCACTTCGCCGCCCAGGGTGTGCTCTCCGGGGCGTACGACATCGCCGTCGCCTGCGGAGTCGAGTCCATGAGCCGGGTGCCCATGTGGTCCAACGTGCCGCCCGGCGCCGACCCCTTCGGCCCCGGGGTCGCCGAGCGCTACCCCGAGGGCCTCGTCCCGCAGGGCATCAGCGCCGAACTCATCGCCGCGAAGTGGTCGATCGGCCGCGAGGCCATGGACGCGTTCGCCACCGCCTCGCACACCAAGGCGGCCCGCGCCTGGGCGGCCGGCCTCTTCGACGCCGAGGTCGCGCCGTACGGGGACGTCCGCCGCGACGAGTCGGTGCGCCCCACGACCACCCCCGAGATCCTCGCCGGACTGCGGCCCTCCTTCGAGGACCCCGGCTTCGCCGACCGCTTCCCGCAGATCGACTGGTCCGTCACCGCCGGGAACAGCAGCCCGATCAACGACGGCGCCTCCGCCGTCCTCGTCATGGCCGCCGACACCGCCCGCAGCCTCGGCCTGCGTCCCCTCGCCCGGCTGCACGGCTTCGCCGTCACCGGCTCCGACCCGCTGCTCATGCTCACCGGCGTCCTCCCCGCCACGGAGAAGGTGCTGAGGAGGTCGGGCCTCTCCCTCGCCGACATCGACCTCTTCGAGATCAACGAGGCCTTCGCGAGCGTCGTCCTCGCCTGGCAGCAGGAGACCGGCGCGGACCCGGCCAAGGTCAACGTCCACGGCGGCGCGATCGCCCTCGGCCACCCCCTCGGCGCCAGCGGCACCCGCCTCACCACGACACTCGTCCACGCGCTACGGGCCAGGGGAGCGCGCTACGGACTCCAGGCGATGTGCGAGGCGGGCGGCCTGGCCAACGCGATGATCGTCGAGGCCCTCTGACCCCGGCCGCTAGCGGGGGCTGCCCACCGTTTCGGGCTCCGGCTTCGACTCCGGCTCCGGCTCCGGCTTCGGCGCGACGGCCGGAGCCGGGGCCCGCAGGTGGTGCCGCTTGCGCCAGGCGACCACGGCGGCCGCCAGGCCGGACAGCGCGATGAAGCCCGCCGAGAAGAGGAAGGCCGGGGAGCCCGGTTCGCCCGCCTGCGCGCCCGCCACGACGTACGCCGCCGTGTTGGGCAGCGAGCCGAGCGCCGTCGCCACCAGGAACGGTACGTACCCCATCCTGGAGACCGCGGCACAGTAGTTGGCCGCCGCGAACGGCACCCCCGGGAACAGTCGGATCGCCAGCATCGAACGGAACCCGTGCCGGCTGAGCTGCCCGTCGGCCGCCGTCAGCCAGCGGCCGCGCAGCATCGGCCGCAGCGCGTCCTGCCCCAGGTAGCGGCCGAGGGTGAAGGAGATCCCGGCGCCCAGCACCGTCCCCGCGATCGCGGCCGTCAGACCGAAGGCCGAGCCGAAGAGCGCGCCCGCCGCCAGATTCAGCACCGGGCGCGGTACGAACGCCGCCGTGCACACCCCGTACGCCAGCCCGAACAGCATCACCGCGCCGGCGCCGCTCGTCTGCTGCGGCCAGCCCGATGAGAGCAGCCGCTGCGGCTCGTACAGCACGACGAGGGCCGCCGCCGAGAGCAGCAGCAGCGCGAGCATCGAGAGCCGTGCGCGGGGCGCGAGCAGGGCCCGGGAGCAGCGGAGGGCGACGGAGCCCGGCGGCCGGGGCACGGGAGCGAGCATTCGGGGAGAGTAGCGGACGCGTCCGTATGATCGCCGTAATGTGCGTCATGTCCGTGGGGCCGGATCCCGGAGCACCCATGACAGGGCACGACAGGGAGGGTCCCATGACCGACACCGCACGACCGGCCGGCGGCCCCGCCGGCCTCGCTGCCGACACCCTCGTCGACGTCCCCGACAGCGCCCTCGCCGACACCGTCCTGGAGCGGCTCACCACCGTCTACCCGGCCGCCGGGAACCCCTTCCGGGCGCAGGAGATGGTCGCGTACATGAAGGGTGTCGCCCCCTTCCTCGGGCTTCGCACCCCCGAGCGCCGGACCCTGTCCCGTACCGTCCTCGACGGCGTTCCGCGCCCCGACGAGCGGGACTGCGCCGCCGTCGCCCTGCGCTGCTTCGCCCTGCCCGAGCGCGAGTACCACTACTTCGCCGTGGACTACCTGCGCCACCATGTGAAGCGCTGCTCGTCCGGGTTCCTGCCCGTCGCCCGCCGGCTCGTCACCACCGTCTCCTGGTGGGACACGGTCGACCACCTCGCCGCCCATGTCGTCGGCGGTCTGGTCGCGGCCGACCCCTCCCTCGGTGACCGCATGGACGAGTGGATCGAGGACGAGGACCTGTGGGTGGCCCGTACGGCGATCCTCCACCAGCTGCGCTTCAAGGAGTCCACCGACGCGGACCGGCTCTTCGCCCACTGCCTGCGCCGCGCCGCCGACACCGACTTCTTCCTCCGCAAGGCCATCGGCTGGAGCCTGCGCGAGTACGCCAAGACGGCCCCGGCCGAGGTCCGTGCCTTCGTCACCGCGAACACCGCCCGCCTTTCCCCGCTCTCGGTCCGCGAGGCCCTCAAGCACCTCTGATCCCACCCCGGTCGCACAGTGCCCCAACTGCTCGGCCAGACTGGGTACATGACGCAGAAGGCGAAGCGGACGGCTCTGGTTCTCGGCGCGGGTGGGCTCGTCGGGGCCGCTTGGGAGGCCGGGGTTCTGTGGGGGCTCGCCGAGGCGGGGACCGATCTGGCCGGTGCCGATCTGATCGTCGGCAGTTCCGCGGGTGCGGTGGTCGGGGCGCAGCTCGCCTCCGGGGTTCCCGGCCTGGAGGGGCTGTACGAGCGGCAGCTGAGCGGGGCCGTCCCCGAGCCCGCCGCCCGGCTCGGGATCCTCACGGTGCTGCGGTACGCCGTAGCCGTTCTCAGCTCCCGCACTCCCGAGGCGTACGGGCGCAAGGTCGGCCGGCTCGCCCTCGGCGCCCGTACCGTCGACGAGACGGAGCGTCGGGAGACGGTGGCCCGGCGGCTCGACCCGGTCACCGACTGGCCCGGACGGCGGCTGCTGATCACCGCCGTCGACGCGGTGAGCGGTGAACTCGTCGCGTACGACGCCGGGAGCGGGGTCCCGCTGACCGATGCCGTCACGGCGAGCTGCGCGATTCCCGGCGTCTGGCCCCCTGCCACGATCGGCGGCCGCCGCTGGATCGACGGCGGCATCCACTCCACGGCCAACGCCCATCTCGCCGACGGGTACGACCGGGTCGTCGTCGTCGCCCCCAACGGTCAGGGCAACAAGGTCGTGCTCTCCCCGGCCCGGCAGGGCGCCGACCTCGCGGCCCGCGGTGCGCGCGTCGAGGTGATCACCCCCGACGCCGACTCCCGCAGGGCCATCGGCGGCAACTCCCTCGACCCCGCCCACCGCGCCGCCGCGGCCCGCGCCGGCCGCTCCCAGGCCGCCCGCCACGCGGAGGCCGTCGCGGCCGTGTGGACCGGCTGACTCTGCGTGGCGCCATCGCCGGGACCGACCGGCCTTCCGCAGCCCTGCCCGGGACCGACGGCCTGCAGTAGCCCTGCCCGGCACCGGCTGACCTTCCGTCGCACCGTCCCCGGCACAATGAGAGCGTGAACGAGCACATTCCCGTCCTCCGCGAGGTCGACCAGGGCACCGCGCGCCTCATGCCCGATGTGGACCGGGAGCGGGCCTGGCTCCTGACGGTCGACGGTGCACCCCAGTCGTACGTCGACCTCGACGACCCGGCGTACCTGGAGTTCGAGTACGCGCGCCGGCTCGCCCATGTCGTCGACGGCGCCGCCGACGACGGCGAACCGCTGGACGTCCTGCACCTGGGCGGCGGCGCGCTCTCCCTGCCCCGATACGTCGCCGTCACCCGCCCCGGCTCGCGCCGGGACGTGGTCGAGGCGGACCGGGGGCTGCTCGCGCTGGTCGCCGAACACCTGCCGCTGCCCGAGGACTCCGGGATCACCGTGCACGGCGCCGACGCCCGGCGCTGGCTGGAGGCGGCCCCCGACGCTTCGGCCGATCTCGTCGTCGGTGACGTCTTCGGCGGCTCGCGCGTGCCCGCCCACCTCACTTCCGTGGAGTACGCGCGCGAGGTCAGGCGCGTCCTGCGACCCGACGGCGTCTACGCCGCCAACCTCGCGGACGGGGCGCCGTTCGCCTTCCTCCGCTCTCAGCTCGCCACCTTCGCCGCCGTCTTCCCCGAGCTCGCGCTGGTCGCCGAACCGGCCGTCCTGCGCGGCCGGCGCTTCGGGAACGCGGTCCTGGTCGCCTCCGGCCGGGAGATCGACATCGCCCACCTCGCGCGGCGGGCCGCGGCGGACGCCTTCCCCGCGCGCGTGGAGCACGGGGACACGCTCGACCGGTTCACCGGCGCCGCGGCACCGGTCCTCGACGCCGGCGCCGTGCCCTCACCCGTTCCGCCGGAGGGCGCCTTCGGCATCGGCTGAGGCGGGTGCGGCCGGAGCGGGCGCGGCCGACGCCTCAGGGCCCTTGATCTCCTTCGTGTGCGGACGCCGGGTCAGATTCCGCACGTCCGGTACGAGCAGGACGAGAGCCGTGACCAGCACCATCAGCCCGGCCGCGCCCCACAGCGCCGCACTCCGGCCGAACGCGGTCTCCGCCGGGCCCGCGAGCGCCGTCGTCAGCGGCAGCAGGGCCGTCGAGCCGAACCAGTCGTAGGCCGAGACCCGGGACAGCTTCTCCTCCGGGATCTCCTGGTGCAGGGCCGTCATCCACGAGACGCCGAAGACCTCGATGGCCACGCCGCTCACGAACATCGCGGCCGTGAGCCCCACCGCGTCGAGCGGCACGGCCAGCGCCGCCGAGGGCAGCGCGATGGGGAAGACGCCGAGCGTTCCGATGAACAGCAGCCGGCGCGGCTTCCACCGGGCCATCAGGACGGCGCCCCCGAGCGTCCCCACGCCGTACGCGGCCAGCGCGATGCCCCAGGGGCGCGCGCCGCCCAGTTCGGCCTTGGCGACCAGTGGTCCGTACACCGACTCGACCGCCCCGATCAGTCCCACCACCACGGAGAACTGGGCGACGATCGACCAGAGCCACGGCCGGCCGATGAACTCGTGCCAGCCCTCCCGCAGATCGGCGAAGAGACCGCCGCTGGGAGCGCGCTCGGGGATGCCGCTCACGTCCAGGAACGCGCGCAGTCCGCCCGCGACGGCGAAGGCGATCGCGTCGATCAGGAGGACCCAGCCGGGGCCGACGAAGGCGACGAGCGCACCGCCGAGCGCCGCGCCGCCGATGGACGCGCCGTGCATGGCCATCCGGTAGACGGCGAAGGCGCGGCTCGCCTGCTCCCCCGTGACGCTGGACATCAGCATGCCCTCGGCCGCCGGGTTGAAGAAGGCCTGGCCGGTTCCGCAGAGGCCCGTGAGGACCATCATCTGCCAGATCTGGGCCTCACCGGAGAGCACGAGGGCGGCGAAGACGGCCTGGGAGAGGCAGTTGAGGGTGTTGGCGGCGACCATGACCCGGTGCCGGGGCACCCGGTCGGCGACCGCGCCGCCGATCAGCAGGAAGAGGACCAGCGGCAGGAAGCGTGCCATCGCCACGAGTCCCACGTCGCCCGCGTCGCCCTTGGCCTCGAACACCGCCCAGGTCGTGGCGATCAGCGCGCCGTGCGTGCCGAGGTTGGTCACGATGGTGGCGGCGGTGAGGAGGACGTAGTTGCGTCCGGCCCACTCGGGTCGGCGGGAGCCGAAGGGGGGTCGGCGCGGGGAGGCGGCGGGATTGTTCACCCCGGGACTATCCCTGGCGGGCCGCTCGGATGCCAAACCGATATTCGGACGGAGAGGCCCGGGGCTCGGGTGGGCGCGCGGGCGGGCAAGCCGGTGGCCGGACGGGCCGGGCCCCGGCGCGTGGTTCGTCCACGCGCCGGGGCCCGGTCGGTCGGGGCAGTCGGACGGTCAGGAGGCCGGCGCGAGGCGGACCGTCGAGAGGATCTGCTTGATGGTGGCGTCCGGCAGTTCGTCCTTGACGCCGTCGGCCCCGTAGAGCACCCAGGTCGTGAAGTCGCCCTTGGCGTTCTTGAAGGTGAAGGCGATCGACTTGCCGTCCGACTCGCACTTGTTGCGCTTCTTCACACCAGGCGCCGTAGCGGTCGCCATGTGGCCGGTGAGACCCGACTTCGTCTTGTACGCCACGGGCTTGGTGATCTTGATGGTGCTCTGCGGCATGTGCTGGGCGTAGCCGCCCCACACCCACGTACCGGCCTCGCTCCGCGCGGCCTCCGAGGTGTTCTTGGCGCCCTGGCCGCCCTTGGTGCCGGCGGTGCTCAGGCCCCAGGTCTCGTTGGTGCCGTTCTTGTCGGTGTCGTACGTGCACCACTCGCTCTTGAGGCGCGTCGGCGACGACATGGTGACGAGCGGGCTGCCGTCGTTCTTCTTCTCGTCCTCGAAGAAGGTGATCATTCCCGGCTTCAGGACCTCCCACTCCGGCGGTACGTCGAAGAGGGTGCCGTACTTCGGGTTGTAGACGACCTTCCAGCCGGGGATCGTCGGCTGCTGGGCGGCGCCGTCGCGCGGGTTGTCGATCCCGGACGGGCTGTCGCTCGGGTCCGTCGAGGGGATCGTCGACGGGTCGGTGGAAGGGTCCACCGGAGCGGAGGTCACGGGCGGCTTCGGGTCGTCGGCGACCTGCTTCTTGTCGTCGTCCTTGCCGAGCACCAGGAAGCCGGTGACGCCGGCCGCGACGACCACGGCGGTCGCGGCGACGATCGCCACGAGCGTCGTCTGCTTCTTCTTCCCGTCGTCGGGGCCGCCGGGCTGACCCGGTCCGGGCACCGCGTACTGCTGCGCCACGGTCGGCTGCTGGTACGGGTTCGACTGGCCGTAACCCGGCTGCTGTCCGTACCCCTGCTGCGGGTATCCGGGCGGCGCGGGCGGCTGCTGTCCGTAGCCGGGCTGCGTCGGCTGCTGCTGCGGGTAGCCGGGCTGTGTCGGCGGCTGCTGCGGATACCCGGGCTGGGCAGGCGGCTGCTGATACGGGTTCGGCTGCTGCTGGTACCCCGACTGCTGGTAGGGGTTCTGATTCTGGTCCTGCGGGTTCTGCTCGCCCCCGGGCGGCTGCTGTCCTGGCCACATGGCCAGTAACCATAGAGGTGCGGAGGCGGCTCGACCACGTCCGCCCCCGGACGTGGTGCGCGGGAGGGTATGGCCAAGGCTGCTACTCGTGGGTAACATCACGGTCCATGAGCGCAGACCAGATGACCGTCGGCGAGATGCTCGCCGCGACGGTCCCCATGGCCGGAACCCTGAACCTCGAGTTCCTGGAGACCACCGCCGAGCGCGCCGTCGTGCGCCTGCCGGATCAGCCCGCCTACCACAACCACGTCGGCGGCCCGCACGCCGGAGCGATGTTCACGCTCGCCGAGTCCGCCAGCGGCGCCATCGTGCTCGCCGCCTTCGGGGACCAGCTGAGCCGCGCCGTACCGCTCGCCGTCAAGGCCGAGATCGGCTACAAGAAGCTCGCCATGGGCATCGTCACGGCCACCGCCACCCTGGGCCGCCCGGCCGCCGAGGTCGTCGCCGAACTCGACGCGGGGGAGCGCCCGGAGTTCCCGGTGCGGATCGAGATCACCCGTGAGGACGGCGCCGTGACCGGCGAGATGACCGTCGTCTGGACCCTGCGCCCGAACGCCTGACCCGCACGCCCGACCTCGGACGTCGCGAGCCGCCCCCCGTATCCCGTCCCGGGTGCGGGGGCGGCCGCGTTCCGGGCGGCCGACGGCGGAGGGCGTACCCCCTGACCGGGTAGGCTGCCCCGGCGTGCCCGCCGCGGTGCACGCCGGCGCCACGGCCCCCGACCACGGGCCCGGCGCGGCAGAGCAGTCGAAACGGGAGGAAGCCGCGTTGCACGTCCAGGAGTGGCTGGAGACGATCCCCGCGGTCGCCGTCTACGTCCTTGTCGCGGTGGTGATCGGGCTGGAGAGCCTGGGCATCCCGCTGCCCGGCGAGATCGTGCTCGTGAGTTCCGCGCTGCTCGCCTCGCAGCACGGTGACATCAATCCGTACGTGCTCGGCGCCTGCGCCACCGCCGGTGCGATCATCGGTGACTCGATCGGCTACGCGATCGGCCGCAAGGGCGGCCGGCCGTTGCTCGCCTGGCTGGGGAAGAAGTTCCCCAAGCACTTCAGCGAGGCCAACATCGGGCTCGCCGAGCGCTCCTTCGAGAAGTGGGGCATGTGGGCGGTCTTCTTCGGCCGCTTCATCGCCCTGCTCCGCATCTTCGCCGGGCCGCTCGCGGGCGTGCTGCACATGCCGTACTGGAAGTTCCTCGTCGCCAACGTCTTCGGCGGCATCCTGTGGGCCGGCGGCACGACGGCCGTCATCTACTCGGTCGGCATCGTCGCCGAGGCCTGGCTCAAGCGCTTCTCGTGGCTGGGGCTCGTCCTCGCCGTGCTGATCGGCGTGGCCTCGATGCTGATCATCAAGAACCGCGCGAAGAAGGCGGCGGCGGAGCGGTCCGACGCCCCCGAGGCGGAGCCGGTCGCGGTCGCGGACTGACCACGGGAAGCACGTGGAGGAGGGCGGTACCCGTCGACGGGTACCGCCCTCCTCCACGTGGCCGACCGGGGCCGTTCGACTCAGTCCTCGAACGCCTCGGCGTGGCCCTTGGCGAGCAGCAGGTACATCTCGGCATTCAGCTGGATGCCCGCCTTCTCCTCCTCGGTCAGCGGACGGCGGACCTTCGCCGGGACGCCCGCGACCAGCGAACCCGGGGGGATCTCCATCCCCTGCGGTACGAGCGCCTGCGCGGCGACCAGTGAACCGGCACCGATCCGCGCACCGTTGAGGACGGTCGCGCCCATGCCGACGAGCACGTCGTCCTCGATGACACAGCCGTGCACGGTGGCGTTGTGGCCGACGGTCACGCGGTCACCGATCGAGACGGGGAAACCGGGGTCGACATGGACGGTGCAGTTGTCCTGGATGTTGGAGTCCTCGCCGATCGCGATGGGACCGCAGTCCGCGCGCAGCACCGTGTGGTACCAGATGCTGGCGCGGGCGCCGAGCGTCACCTCGCCGAGCACCACGGAGGTCGGGGCGGTGAAGGCGGTCGGGTCGATCTGCGGCTCCTTGCCGCCCACACCCTTGATCAACGCCTCTGTCATGGTTCGCTCCTGATCGTCAGCCGTCGTGTCACGCCCGGGGGTGCCCCCGGCCGCAGCCTATGCGGTGCTCATGACGGACATCACAGCGCACCGCACTGATCAGGCACGACGGTGCCGACTACGGTGTCCGGGTGCCCAGGAACAGAAACACGTTCTCGTCCCTTGCCGCCTGGCGGCGCCGGATGCTCAACCGTGCCGTACAGGGCGGTTGGCGCTGGGTGCAGGAGACCGGCTCCGTCACTGCCGAGCACCCGGGGAAGCTCCGCTTCCGCCGGCTCGGCGCGGGCACCCGGCTGGCCTTCCCGCAGGGCACGGTCTTCGGCGAGCGGTGGATCGAGATCGGCGAGTGCTGCATCCTCGCCGAGCAGGTCACGCTGACGGCCGGAATGCTGCCGGGCCTGGACCTCGGGGCGGACACGGTGCTGACGCTCGGCGACGGGGTCGTCCTCGGCCGGGGCAGTCACGTGATCGCCGACGCGAAGGTGAGCATCGGCTCGGACACGTACTGCGGTCCGTACGTCTACATCACCTCGACCAACCACAGCTACGACGACCCGGACGAGCCGGTCGGCCGCCAGTGGCCCCGCTCGGAACCGGTCTCCATCGGCCCCGGCTGCTGGCTCGGCACCGGCGCGGTGATCCTCCCCGGCGCCCGGCTCGGCCGGAACGTGGTCGTCGCGGCCGGCGCGGTCGTACGCGGCGAGGTGCCGGACCATTCTGTGGTCGCCGGCGCCCCGGCCAGGGTCGTACGGAGCTGGGACCCGGAGAAGGGCTGGCAGCCGCCGCTGCGGACCCCCGCCCCGGTCCCGATCCCGGAGCACGTGACGTCGGAACAGCTCGCGGCGCTCGCCAAGTGGGAGGTCGAGCGGGCGGGCTGAGCCCCCGCGACCGCCCCGGTGGCCCCCCGCGACGCCGTGGCCTGTCCGGCGGAGCGGGGTCTAGCCGGTCGCGAGCAGGACCGTGCCCACCAGGGCCAGGCCCGCGCCCGCCGCCTGGACGGCGCGCAGGCGTTCCTTGAGGACGCCGTACGCCGCGAGCGCCGTGACCACCGGGTAGAGGCTGGCGAGGACGGCGGCGACGGTGACCGGGCCCTGCTGGGCCGCGATCGCGTACGTACCGTTCGCGGCGACGTCGGCGAGGCCGACGAACGCGAGGGCCGGGAGGGCCGCGCGGATCACCTGCGGGCCGCCCTCGGGGAGGGCCCGGCCGCCCCGCTTCACCGAGGCGTACAGCGCGCCGCCGCCCACCAGGACGTTGGTGACCCGCTGGACGAACAGCGCGAGGAAGAGGCCGGTGACCGTCGTGGAGGCCTCGGCGATCAGCGCCATCACCGAGCCGAAGCCGAAGGCCGCGACCAGGGTGAGCAGGACGGCCTGGCGCTGGACGGGCGCGCCGCGCAGCTCCGGCCCGCCGGCGAGGACCACGCCGAGGATCGCCACGCCGATCCCGGCGAACTGCACGAGGCCGGGCCGGTCGCCGACGAGGAGGCCGACCGAGACGGGGACGACGACGCCGAGCGAGCCGAGCGGGGAGACCACGCCCATCGGGCCGAGCGCGAGCGCCTTGTAGAAGGCGAGCATGGCCGCCGGGCCGACGACGCCGGCCCCGACCGCGTACCAGAGCTGCGGCCCCGCCTCGGTCCAGGCGCCGGTCGCGAGGACGATGCCGCCGAGGACGACGACGGCGAGGAGCTGGGAGACCACCACGACCGTGAGGGCCGGGATGCGGCGCGTGAGGAGCCCGCCGCCGAAGTCGGCGAGGCCCCACAGAAG is part of the Streptomyces sp. NBC_00250 genome and harbors:
- a CDS encoding spermidine synthase produces the protein MNEHIPVLREVDQGTARLMPDVDRERAWLLTVDGAPQSYVDLDDPAYLEFEYARRLAHVVDGAADDGEPLDVLHLGGGALSLPRYVAVTRPGSRRDVVEADRGLLALVAEHLPLPEDSGITVHGADARRWLEAAPDASADLVVGDVFGGSRVPAHLTSVEYAREVRRVLRPDGVYAANLADGAPFAFLRSQLATFAAVFPELALVAEPAVLRGRRFGNAVLVASGREIDIAHLARRAAADAFPARVEHGDTLDRFTGAAAPVLDAGAVPSPVPPEGAFGIG
- a CDS encoding TVP38/TMEM64 family protein, whose protein sequence is MLAPVPRPPGSVALRCSRALLAPRARLSMLALLLLSAAALVVLYEPQRLLSSGWPQQTSGAGAVMLFGLAYGVCTAAFVPRPVLNLAAGALFGSAFGLTAAIAGTVLGAGISFTLGRYLGQDALRPMLRGRWLTAADGQLSRHGFRSMLAIRLFPGVPFAAANYCAAVSRMGYVPFLVATALGSLPNTAAYVVAGAQAGEPGSPAFLFSAGFIALSGLAAAVVAWRKRHHLRAPAPAVAPKPEPEPESKPEPETVGSPR
- a CDS encoding thiolase family protein — translated: MRDAVIVEAVRTPIGKGKPGGALSHVHPVALLSHTLRALIERSGIDPALVDDVIGGTVDQVGEQAMNTTRYAWLGAGFPESVPATTVDRQCGSSQQAVHFAAQGVLSGAYDIAVACGVESMSRVPMWSNVPPGADPFGPGVAERYPEGLVPQGISAELIAAKWSIGREAMDAFATASHTKAARAWAAGLFDAEVAPYGDVRRDESVRPTTTPEILAGLRPSFEDPGFADRFPQIDWSVTAGNSSPINDGASAVLVMAADTARSLGLRPLARLHGFAVTGSDPLLMLTGVLPATEKVLRRSGLSLADIDLFEINEAFASVVLAWQQETGADPAKVNVHGGAIALGHPLGASGTRLTTTLVHALRARGARYGLQAMCEAGGLANAMIVEAL
- a CDS encoding acyltransferase, with product MPRNRNTFSSLAAWRRRMLNRAVQGGWRWVQETGSVTAEHPGKLRFRRLGAGTRLAFPQGTVFGERWIEIGECCILAEQVTLTAGMLPGLDLGADTVLTLGDGVVLGRGSHVIADAKVSIGSDTYCGPYVYITSTNHSYDDPDEPVGRQWPRSEPVSIGPGCWLGTGAVILPGARLGRNVVVAAGAVVRGEVPDHSVVAGAPARVVRSWDPEKGWQPPLRTPAPVPIPEHVTSEQLAALAKWEVERAG
- a CDS encoding patatin-like phospholipase family protein, which gives rise to MTQKAKRTALVLGAGGLVGAAWEAGVLWGLAEAGTDLAGADLIVGSSAGAVVGAQLASGVPGLEGLYERQLSGAVPEPAARLGILTVLRYAVAVLSSRTPEAYGRKVGRLALGARTVDETERRETVARRLDPVTDWPGRRLLITAVDAVSGELVAYDAGSGVPLTDAVTASCAIPGVWPPATIGGRRWIDGGIHSTANAHLADGYDRVVVVAPNGQGNKVVLSPARQGADLAARGARVEVITPDADSRRAIGGNSLDPAHRAAAARAGRSQAARHAEAVAAVWTG
- a CDS encoding winged helix-turn-helix transcriptional regulator; protein product: MKAAPRPCSIADTLALVGEKYSLLVLREVSLGVRRFDRIARNTGAPRDILTTRLRRLVEAGILEKVQYSERPQRFEYRATAAGEELQPVLVTLMAWGDRHLNADDRPIVLEHRCGEILSPRVVCAHCGDEADRESLSAHVRAPGWTTAGPAGPPEA
- a CDS encoding gamma carbonic anhydrase family protein yields the protein MTEALIKGVGGKEPQIDPTAFTAPTSVVLGEVTLGARASIWYHTVLRADCGPIAIGEDSNIQDNCTVHVDPGFPVSIGDRVTVGHNATVHGCVIEDDVLVGMGATVLNGARIGAGSLVAAQALVPQGMEIPPGSLVAGVPAKVRRPLTEEEKAGIQLNAEMYLLLAKGHAEAFED
- a CDS encoding DedA family protein, which translates into the protein MHVQEWLETIPAVAVYVLVAVVIGLESLGIPLPGEIVLVSSALLASQHGDINPYVLGACATAGAIIGDSIGYAIGRKGGRPLLAWLGKKFPKHFSEANIGLAERSFEKWGMWAVFFGRFIALLRIFAGPLAGVLHMPYWKFLVANVFGGILWAGGTTAVIYSVGIVAEAWLKRFSWLGLVLAVLIGVASMLIIKNRAKKAAAERSDAPEAEPVAVAD
- a CDS encoding DMT family transporter — its product is MTALFALATSLLWGLADFGGGLLTRRIPALTVVVVSQLLAVVVLGGIVLATGAWTEAGPQLWYAVGAGVVGPAAMLAFYKALALGPMGVVSPLGSLGVVVPVSVGLLVGDRPGLVQFAGIGVAILGVVLAGGPELRGAPVQRQAVLLTLVAAFGFGSVMALIAEASTTVTGLFLALFVQRVTNVLVGGGALYASVKRGGRALPEGGPQVIRAALPALAFVGLADVAANGTYAIAAQQGPVTVAAVLASLYPVVTALAAYGVLKERLRAVQAAGAGLALVGTVLLATG
- a CDS encoding MFS transporter, producing the protein MNNPAASPRRPPFGSRRPEWAGRNYVLLTAATIVTNLGTHGALIATTWAVFEAKGDAGDVGLVAMARFLPLVLFLLIGGAVADRVPRHRVMVAANTLNCLSQAVFAALVLSGEAQIWQMMVLTGLCGTGQAFFNPAAEGMLMSSVTGEQASRAFAVYRMAMHGASIGGAALGGALVAFVGPGWVLLIDAIAFAVAGGLRAFLDVSGIPERAPSGGLFADLREGWHEFIGRPWLWSIVAQFSVVVGLIGAVESVYGPLVAKAELGGARPWGIALAAYGVGTLGGAVLMARWKPRRLLFIGTLGVFPIALPSAALAVPLDAVGLTAAMFVSGVAIEVFGVSWMTALHQEIPEEKLSRVSAYDWFGSTALLPLTTALAGPAETAFGRSAALWGAAGLMVLVTALVLLVPDVRNLTRRPHTKEIKGPEASAAPAPAAPASADAEGALRRNG
- a CDS encoding DNA alkylation repair protein, with product MTDTARPAGGPAGLAADTLVDVPDSALADTVLERLTTVYPAAGNPFRAQEMVAYMKGVAPFLGLRTPERRTLSRTVLDGVPRPDERDCAAVALRCFALPEREYHYFAVDYLRHHVKRCSSGFLPVARRLVTTVSWWDTVDHLAAHVVGGLVAADPSLGDRMDEWIEDEDLWVARTAILHQLRFKESTDADRLFAHCLRRAADTDFFLRKAIGWSLREYAKTAPAEVRAFVTANTARLSPLSVREALKHL
- a CDS encoding DUF4442 domain-containing protein codes for the protein MTVGEMLAATVPMAGTLNLEFLETTAERAVVRLPDQPAYHNHVGGPHAGAMFTLAESASGAIVLAAFGDQLSRAVPLAVKAEIGYKKLAMGIVTATATLGRPAAEVVAELDAGERPEFPVRIEITREDGAVTGEMTVVWTLRPNA